In Solanum stenotomum isolate F172 chromosome 6, ASM1918654v1, whole genome shotgun sequence, one DNA window encodes the following:
- the LOC125868772 gene encoding uncharacterized protein LOC125868772 — translation MAKKIQETIKLFGVEISVKNVSSSREESTSDTRGMSCTSHCNSKGRRWSDDEQRAFLTGLDKLGKGNWTRIAKEFVPSRTPTQVASHAQKYFDRQKENRALKYKKSSVFDINLDEESSNTCLELLSKRALKEYNKKGKEVLNEESPISAMPISYRLPPDGSYGYCYVPMNNYQFNFMSSSTNATPLVHRASSQFSSASVDDLDLTL, via the coding sequence ATGGCAAAGAAAATCCAAGAAACCATCAAATTGTTTGGCGTTGAAATTAGTGTGAAGAATGTTTCTTCCTCTAGAGAAGAATCAACAAGTGACACAAGAGGGATGAGTTGTACTAGTCATTGTAATAGTAAGGGAAGAAGATGGAGTGATGATGAACAGAGAGCGTTTTTGACTGGATTGGACAAACTTGGAAAAGGAAATTGGACTCGAATTGCTAAAGAGTTTGTGCCAAGTAGAACACCAACACAAGTTGCGAGTCATGCCCAGAAATATTTTGACAGACAAAAGGAGAACAGAGCACTCAAATACAAAAAGTCCAGTGTCTTCGACATTAATTTGGACGAAGAATCCTCAAATACTTGTCTGGAATTGTTGTCGAAAAGGGCATTAAAGGAATATAACAAGAAAGGGAAAGAGGTTTTGAATGAAGAAAGTCCAATTTCAGCAATGCCAATCAGCTACAGACTTCCTCCTGATGGAAGCTATGGCTATTGCTATGTTCCCATGAACAATTATCAGTTTAATTTTATGTCATCATCAACTAATGCAACTCCACTAGTCCACCGGGCTTCGTCTCAGTTTAGTTCTGCCTCCGTGGATGATTTAGATCTAACTCTCTAG